The Pedobacter roseus genome contains a region encoding:
- a CDS encoding nucleoside phosphorylase produces MKISESDLIINPDGSIYHLNLLPGDVADTVITVGDPDRVGEVSKYFDQIEFKKGKREFITHTGFIGKKRVTVLSTGIGTDNIDIVFNELDALVNVDFETREVKKELTSLNIIRVGTSGAVQPDIPMGTILASSHGLGMDALMNYYLQQLSGDEQLLMDDIKIHFGHLKNINPYLTAANEGLLNSIGKDMVHGITITAPGFYAPQGRIVRAKNAVPDFIGLINSFQSNQYRITNLEMETAGIYALAKVLGHKALSVNAILASRVKFEFSNEPNKIVEQAIKTVLERI; encoded by the coding sequence ATGAAAATATCCGAAAGCGACTTAATCATCAATCCTGATGGCAGCATATACCACTTAAATCTTCTGCCCGGAGATGTTGCCGATACCGTAATAACTGTTGGCGATCCGGACCGCGTTGGCGAAGTGAGCAAGTATTTCGATCAGATAGAATTTAAAAAAGGTAAACGGGAATTTATTACCCATACCGGTTTTATAGGTAAAAAAAGGGTAACGGTACTTTCAACTGGTATTGGTACAGATAACATTGATATCGTTTTTAATGAACTGGACGCGCTGGTAAACGTCGATTTCGAAACCCGGGAAGTAAAAAAAGAATTGACCTCTCTGAATATTATCCGTGTAGGCACATCAGGAGCTGTACAGCCGGATATACCAATGGGGACCATTTTGGCCTCTTCACATGGTTTGGGCATGGATGCATTAATGAATTATTACCTGCAGCAATTATCTGGCGATGAACAACTTTTAATGGATGACATTAAGATACATTTTGGTCATTTAAAAAATATCAACCCCTACTTAACTGCCGCCAACGAAGGCCTGTTAAATTCCATTGGTAAAGATATGGTTCATGGCATCACCATCACTGCTCCTGGTTTTTACGCTCCACAAGGCAGAATAGTAAGGGCAAAAAATGCAGTTCCCGATTTCATCGGACTTATTAATAGTTTTCAGAGCAACCAATACCGCATTACCAATTTAGAAATGGAAACAGCCGGGATTTACGCTTTAGCAAAAGTTTTGGGACATAAAGCACTTTCAGTAAATGCTATTTTGGCAAGTCGTGTAAAATTCGAATTCAGTAATGAGCCTAACAAAATTGTAGAACAGGCCATTAAAACGGTTTTAGAAAGAATTTAA
- a CDS encoding DMT family transporter — protein MIYIILSICCSVTVAILLKLAKRYQISIIQAVTVNYLAALSLCFLFFKPDVKLVTNSAPWPNYIALAVLLPSIFLFLAASVKNLGIVKTDIAQRLSLFIPILAAYFIFKEDFNDYKIIGLAIGFVAIILTFLRKSDHKEGKGNLLYPIMVFVGFGVIDVLFKQIALYKELPYTTSLFTVFCLSFVVSLLIVITMVISGKIKLQLVNVVCGLILGFFNFGNILFYMKAHKALAENPSTVFAAMNLGVIIVGTLIGIIAFKEKLSKLNYAGIVLAIAAVIFITLSQNAVR, from the coding sequence ATGATTTACATTATCTTAAGTATATGCTGTAGCGTTACGGTTGCCATATTATTAAAGTTGGCGAAGCGGTACCAGATCAGTATTATCCAGGCCGTTACCGTTAATTACCTTGCTGCATTAAGCTTATGTTTTCTTTTTTTCAAGCCGGATGTAAAGCTGGTTACAAACAGCGCTCCATGGCCAAACTACATTGCGCTGGCGGTATTATTACCCTCCATATTTTTATTTCTTGCCGCATCAGTTAAAAACCTTGGTATTGTTAAAACAGATATAGCACAACGTTTGTCACTGTTTATTCCCATACTGGCAGCCTATTTTATTTTTAAAGAAGATTTTAACGATTATAAAATCATTGGTTTAGCCATAGGTTTCGTCGCAATTATTTTAACTTTTCTACGCAAATCAGACCATAAAGAAGGAAAAGGAAATTTACTTTATCCAATCATGGTTTTTGTGGGCTTTGGCGTAATCGATGTCCTTTTTAAACAGATTGCCTTATACAAAGAACTACCTTACACGACCTCTCTTTTCACCGTTTTCTGCCTTTCGTTCGTTGTATCGCTGCTAATTGTGATCACTATGGTCATTTCGGGAAAAATAAAATTGCAATTGGTTAATGTTGTTTGTGGACTGATTTTGGGCTTTTTTAATTTTGGAAACATTCTTTTTTACATGAAAGCACACAAAGCACTGGCAGAAAATCCATCAACAGTTTTTGCAGCCATGAATTTAGGCGTTATCATTGTCGGAACTTTAATAGGTATAATTGCTTTTAAAGAAAAATTAAGTAAACTAAATTATGCGGGGATAGTTTTGGCTATCGCAGCTGTTATCTTTATAACCCTATCGCAAAATGCTGTTCGATGA
- the xerD gene encoding site-specific tyrosine recombinase XerD, protein MLWPSYIKGFKSYLKLERSLSANSIAAYLNDIDKLIQYFQSLNEEPKLTDINITDLKSFISWLNELGMLASTQARVISGLKAFFSYLFLEDVISNDPTALLEAPKLSRKLPDTLNIYEINELINAIDASKPEGMRNKAIMEVLYGCGLRVTELTELRISSLFPQIEFIKVIGKGNKERLVPIGGVALKLLDIYINEVRVHTNIKKGHEDFIFLNRFGAKLSRISIFNLIKSLALTTGLKKTISPHTLRHSFATHLIEGGADLRAVQEMLGHSSITTTEIYTHIDRDYLREVITQFHPRS, encoded by the coding sequence ATGCTTTGGCCATCATATATTAAAGGATTTAAGTCGTATTTAAAGCTGGAGCGTTCACTATCTGCTAATTCTATAGCAGCTTATCTCAATGATATTGATAAGCTGATCCAATATTTCCAATCTTTAAATGAAGAGCCAAAACTGACAGATATAAACATAACTGACTTAAAATCTTTCATTTCGTGGTTAAATGAACTGGGCATGCTTGCAAGTACGCAGGCAAGGGTAATATCGGGACTAAAAGCTTTTTTCTCTTACCTATTTCTTGAAGATGTGATTAGCAATGATCCTACTGCATTATTGGAAGCACCTAAACTGAGTCGAAAATTACCCGACACGCTTAATATTTACGAAATTAATGAGTTGATTAATGCAATAGATGCTTCAAAACCCGAAGGGATGCGGAATAAGGCCATCATGGAAGTATTATACGGCTGTGGCTTACGTGTTACCGAATTAACAGAGCTCAGAATCTCCAGCCTTTTCCCTCAGATCGAATTTATCAAAGTAATTGGAAAGGGAAATAAAGAGCGTTTGGTACCCATTGGAGGTGTAGCCTTAAAACTGCTTGATATTTATATTAACGAAGTTAGGGTACACACAAACATTAAAAAAGGACATGAAGATTTTATTTTCCTAAACCGCTTTGGGGCTAAGCTTTCACGGATTTCTATTTTTAACCTGATTAAAAGCCTCGCACTGACCACCGGTTTAAAGAAAACCATCAGTCCACATACTTTAAGGCATTCTTTTGCTACGCATTTAATTGAGGGCGGTGCTGATTTACGTGCAGTTCAGGAAATGCTGGGCCATTCGAGCATTACCACCACAGAAATTTATACACACATTGATAGAGATTATTTGAGAGAGGTGATTACGCAGTTTCATCCGAGATCTTAA
- the prmC gene encoding peptide chain release factor N(5)-glutamine methyltransferase, with the protein MNIGALEEHYKLELAPLYESDEAKTLFSLAAEQVLALSPNKLMMQKYADVSFINMQKFLSILNDLQIGKPIQHILEEAHFYGLVFKVNEHVLIPRPETEELVEWIISVCSIQFALNSFESPKKLSVLDIGTGSGCIPITLKKHLSNTRVATLDVSADAIAVAKQNARQIGVDINFINADILTFQSEEKFDIIVSNPPYIRDLEKNEMHNNVLLHEPHLALFVSDENPLIFYKAIAEFAKTNLKPNGQLFFEINEYLGKETVEMLDGKGFKNIELRKDMQGKDRMVRAGV; encoded by the coding sequence ATGAACATAGGAGCGCTCGAAGAGCATTATAAATTGGAACTTGCACCCTTATACGAAAGCGATGAGGCGAAAACATTATTTAGCCTGGCTGCTGAACAGGTTTTAGCTTTGTCTCCCAATAAGCTAATGATGCAGAAATATGCAGATGTAAGTTTCATTAATATGCAGAAATTTTTGAGCATCCTAAACGATTTGCAGATTGGAAAACCAATTCAGCATATTTTAGAAGAAGCCCATTTTTATGGTCTGGTTTTTAAAGTGAACGAGCATGTATTGATACCGAGACCTGAAACAGAAGAACTGGTAGAATGGATCATATCAGTTTGCAGTATACAGTTTGCACTAAACAGTTTTGAGTCACCGAAAAAACTAAGTGTACTTGATATTGGAACGGGCTCTGGTTGTATACCAATCACCCTTAAAAAACACCTGTCAAACACCCGGGTAGCTACATTGGATGTGTCTGCTGATGCTATCGCAGTTGCAAAACAGAATGCCCGGCAAATTGGTGTCGATATCAATTTTATTAACGCAGATATTTTAACATTTCAATCTGAAGAAAAATTTGATATCATCGTGAGTAACCCGCCTTATATCAGGGATTTAGAAAAAAATGAAATGCATAACAACGTACTTTTGCACGAACCCCATTTGGCTTTGTTTGTAAGTGACGAAAACCCTTTGATTTTTTATAAAGCCATCGCTGAATTTGCAAAAACCAATCTAAAACCTAACGGACAACTTTTCTTTGAAATTAATGAATATTTAGGTAAAGAAACAGTTGAAATGTTAGATGGTAAAGGATTTAAAAATATTGAGTTAAGGAAGGATATGCAGGGAAAGGATAGGATGGTGAGGGCAGGGGTTTGA
- the ribD gene encoding bifunctional diaminohydroxyphosphoribosylaminopyrimidine deaminase/5-amino-6-(5-phosphoribosylamino)uracil reductase RibD codes for MSDEFYIKRCLELAILGIGNVSPNPMVGCVIVLNDKIIGEGYHQQYGKAHAEPNAVKAVFDQYGDEAANLLKQATAYVSLEPCAHFGKTPPCADLFVKHQIKKVVIGNRDPFSSVDGKGIEKLKNAGIEVISGVLDDECRSLNRRFFTRIQQQRPYIILKWAETANGYFATKDGHQKWISGALAKRLAHQWRTEEDAILIGKQTAIMDNPQLTAREWPGKNPIRLVIDKSLQVPLSNHIFNAEAKTIIFNEIKTDVVDNIHYIQMEDMHFYLAQKIAFQLYLMDIQSVIIEGGANILNQFLSTNLWDEARIFTSSNSWTDGVPSPTINGNLKEQIQIGNDKLSIYINDINK; via the coding sequence ATGAGCGATGAATTCTATATAAAACGCTGTTTGGAGTTAGCCATTTTAGGTATTGGAAACGTAAGCCCAAATCCCATGGTAGGCTGTGTTATTGTTTTAAACGATAAAATCATTGGTGAAGGTTATCACCAGCAATACGGAAAAGCACATGCAGAGCCCAATGCAGTTAAAGCTGTATTTGATCAATATGGCGACGAAGCTGCAAACCTACTCAAGCAAGCCACGGCTTATGTTAGTCTAGAGCCTTGTGCACATTTCGGCAAAACCCCTCCCTGCGCCGATCTTTTTGTAAAACACCAGATCAAAAAAGTGGTTATAGGTAATAGGGATCCTTTTTCAAGCGTTGATGGTAAAGGCATCGAAAAACTCAAAAATGCCGGAATTGAGGTGATAAGCGGAGTTTTAGATGATGAATGTCGATCTCTTAACAGACGATTTTTTACCAGGATACAACAGCAAAGACCTTACATCATTTTAAAATGGGCCGAAACGGCCAATGGTTATTTTGCAACAAAAGATGGTCACCAGAAGTGGATTAGTGGTGCTTTAGCCAAACGATTGGCGCACCAGTGGCGTACAGAAGAAGATGCCATTTTGATTGGCAAACAAACCGCCATTATGGATAACCCGCAGTTAACGGCAAGAGAATGGCCGGGTAAAAACCCGATTCGATTGGTCATCGATAAAAGCCTTCAGGTGCCGCTATCCAATCACATTTTTAATGCAGAAGCCAAAACCATCATTTTTAACGAAATTAAAACCGATGTAGTTGACAATATCCATTATATTCAAATGGAAGACATGCATTTTTACCTGGCACAAAAAATTGCATTTCAGCTTTATTTAATGGACATACAATCGGTAATTATCGAAGGTGGCGCAAATATCTTAAATCAGTTTTTATCCACTAACCTTTGGGATGAAGCGCGTATCTTCACCTCATCAAACAGCTGGACGGATGGTGTTCCATCACCTACCATAAACGGAAATTTGAAAGAGCAAATCCAGATTGGAAACGATAAACTCTCAATCTATATAAACGACATAAATAAATGA
- a CDS encoding IMPACT family protein, translating to MLFDDSYKTIESASEGIFRDKGSKFIAYAYPICNEEEVKPIIMNLRSANAKANHFCYAYRLTPNRSVFRVNDDGEPSGTAGRPILNCLLSEDITNILIVVVRYFGGTLLGVPGLINAYKNASIEAIKASKIISKTVNDVYEAHFEYLQMNDVMKLSKEENLQILAQEFDTNCILKFEVRKAQLNQVLSKFDKIEGVKLKYLHTI from the coding sequence ATGCTGTTCGATGATTCCTATAAAACCATCGAAAGTGCTTCAGAAGGCATATTTCGCGATAAAGGCAGCAAATTTATTGCTTATGCCTACCCAATCTGCAATGAAGAAGAAGTAAAGCCAATCATTATGAACCTGCGTTCTGCTAATGCAAAGGCCAATCATTTTTGTTACGCATACAGGTTAACTCCTAATCGGTCTGTTTTTAGGGTAAATGATGATGGCGAGCCCTCTGGTACCGCAGGCAGGCCAATCCTAAATTGTTTATTATCAGAAGACATTACCAATATATTAATCGTAGTCGTAAGGTATTTTGGCGGCACCTTATTAGGCGTTCCAGGTTTAATTAACGCCTACAAAAACGCTAGTATAGAGGCCATTAAAGCTTCAAAAATTATAAGCAAAACGGTTAATGATGTGTATGAAGCCCATTTCGAATACCTGCAGATGAATGATGTAATGAAATTGAGCAAAGAAGAAAATTTACAGATTTTAGCGCAGGAGTTTGATACCAATTGTATCTTAAAATTTGAGGTAAGGAAGGCACAACTCAACCAGGTTTTGAGTAAATTTGATAAAATTGAAGGTGTTAAACTAAAATATCTCCACACCATTTAA